In Polypterus senegalus isolate Bchr_013 chromosome 12, ASM1683550v1, whole genome shotgun sequence, the following are encoded in one genomic region:
- the LOC120540007 gene encoding transforming growth factor beta receptor type 3-like isoform X1, which translates to MARLLAVLCHLVLYWIPSGLTSARQCQPTPMGELSPVQGLLETYQAGVGCATQGSLGPEVHVINLRRISAPDDSQVTLHVAPMAVSLVFSRPLIFVLRSQGAVVWRLEGKRMDPQVQHLFHISRGSTVQNLLQNLTFVQISEKNLPNKNERLLRWVLSKYHTVTSFNEFDQVNHIYIRAGYDPMMPSTCTLKKFFLSQNYMASNLQAQEVHSCLTTGYRCDPEVHLIYLRSAGSSLCQKEGQCPVIDLEKAMWMKAEKTQKKEGCLEKTKSKGLKISLQVDVLVTLQPPAKEKHTWADVVLILKSDASVNWIIKAHGMRGRLRVQASNSISTGLDLDPQLDFSYDTSRELQEASDMAEWAAQRGFPSITSYTEADLANRFVITVPAPGCAAIQPRSHKPAPFYGGHSARLPPGAGFESLFQHWLLQGEANSSEHETLLQVLEESISVSCHGDTISVTANRSVLEVVGLASAELTLKNRSCRAVLNGSHFIWDFNITSCGTEADLSSGSLGVLYRNAVLVWTPDALDGLANETLEGFDKDELLEASPKIVEFSCLHPGPAALIAGQHGESSHEHMRGPSLFTLDLYNSESFQRTSPGPCVTAVNSLLFVEASMLWGEPGLGLRMQSCYVSPISNPEGTPRWPVISGTCPLDESVTFYDEEHQEERWERQDRVRFSFILRPRFNNSVQFLHCRMSMCGVGVDGTVFRHGAHLPLCVSLDDVCTGHTAPPSGDALSGPFGRILSKPIVVTVEGGTTQSYEKRTGMLGTKPSANSPLSASYLLAGLETPVVVGIASAAFVIGVCLTGALWCISSRTDITRHQSRTPPMDRRVKTTEEPQSPTSGSEQMNSSV; encoded by the exons ATGGCGCGCCTCCTGGCTGTGCTGTGTCACCTTGTCCTCTACTGGATCCCCTCAG GCCTGACTTCAGCCAGACAGTGCCAGCCGACCCCCATGGGAGAGCTGAGCCCAGTGCAGGGCCTACTGGAGACGTACCAAGCTGGAGTGGGCTGTGCCACGCAGGGCAGCCTGGGCCCAGAGGTTCACGTCATCAACCTTCGTCGAATCTCCGCCCCCGATGACAGTCAG GTGACCTTACATGTGGCGCCGATGGCTGTCTCCTTGGTGTTCTCCCGGCCTCTGATCTTCGTGCTGCGCTCCCAGGGGGCCGTGGTCTGGCGGCTGGAGGGGAAGCGGATGGACCCTCAAGTGCAGCACTTGTTCCAT ATATCTCGAGGTTCCACCGTCCAAAACCTGTTGCAAAATCTCACCTTTGTGCAGATTTCGGAGAAGAACCTGCCAAATAAAAATGAACGACTGTTGCGCTGGGTCCTGAGCAAATACCACACGGTGACCTccttcaatgaatttgaccaggtCAACCACATCTACATCCGGGCTGGCTATG atccCATGATGCCGAGCACTTGTACACTGAAAAAGTTCTTCTTGTCTCAGAACTACATGGCCTCTAACCTTCAAGCCCAGGAGGTGCATAGCTGCTTGACCACAGGGTACCGATGTGATCCAGAAGTACACTTGATCTACCTGCGCTCGGCGGGATCCAGCTTGTGTCA AAAGGAAGGCCAGTGCCCCGTTATAGACCTGGAGAAGGCCATGTGGATGAAGGCCGAGAAGACCCAGAAGAAGGAAGGCTGCTTAGAGAAAACAAAGAGTAAAGGGCTTAAAAT TTCACTGCAGGTGGATGTGTTGGTGACCTTGCAGCCTCCGGCCAAGGAGAAGCACACGTGGGCTGATGTGGTCCTCATTTTAAAAAGCGATGCTTCTGTAAACTGGATCATCAAAGCCCACGGGATGAGGGGACGCCTTCGCGTGCAG GCCTCAAACAGCATTTCGACAGGCTTGGATCTCGACCCACAACTGGATTTCAGCTACGACACCTCCAGGGAGCTCCAAGAGGCGTCCGACATGGCGGAGTGGGCGGCTCAGAGGGGATTTCCTAGCATCACCTCCTACACGGAGGCAGACCTGGCCAACCGCTTTGTCATTACAGTTCCAGCTCCCG GTTGTGCGGCCATCCAGCCTCGCTCCCACAAGCCCGCCCCCTTCTATGGCGGGCACAGCGCCAGGCTGCCCCCCGGTGCCGGCTTTGAGAGTTTGTTTCAGCACTGGCTGCTTCAGGGGGAGGCGAACTCCTCTGAGCACGAGACGCTGCTTCAGGTCCTGGAGGAGTCCATCTCTGTGAGCTGCCACGGAGACACGATATCGGTGACGGCCAACAGGAGCGTGCTGGAG GTCGTGGGGCTCGCGTCTGCTGAGCTGACCTTGAAGAACCGCAGCTGCAGAGCCGTCCTGAACGGCAGCCATTTTATATGGGATTTCAACATCACGTCCTGCGGAACCGAAGCCGATCTGAGCTCAGGGTCTCTGGGGGTCCTGTATCGTAATGCG GTCCTCGTGTGGACACCCGATGCCCTAGATGGCCTTGCAAATGAGACTCTGGAAGGGTTTGACAAGGACGAACTACTAGAAGCTTCACCAAAGATCGTGGAG TTCAGTTGCCTCCATCCGGGTCCAGCAGCACTCATCGCTGGTCAGCATGGCGAATCGAGCCACGAACATATGAGGGGTCCCAGTCTCTTCACCCTGGATCTGTACAACTCTGAATCCTTCCAGAGGACGTCGCCCGGGCCTTGTGTCACAGCGGTGAACAGTCTCCTTTTTGTTGAA GCTTCCATGCTTTGGGGTGAGCCCGGTTTGGGTTTGAGGATGCAGTCCTGCTATGTGTCACCCATCTCTAACCCCGAGGGGACCCCTAGATGGCCAGTCATTTCTGGGACATGTCCGCTGGATGAGTCGGTCACCTTCTATGATGAAGAGCACCAAGAAGAGCGATGGGAACGACAGGACAGAGTACGCTTCAGCTTCATCCTGCGGCCTCGCTTCAACAACTCCGTACAGTTTCTCCACTGCAGAATGTCCATGTGTGGAGTTGGAGTGGATGGCACCGTATTTCGCCATGGAGCCCATCTGCCCCTG TGTGTTTCTTTAGATGACgtctgcactggccacacagcgcCTCCCTCAGGTGATGCCCTCAGTGGCCCGTTTGGCCGGATCCTCTCCAAGCCCATAGTGGTGACAGTAGAAGGGGGAACAACGCAGTCTTATG aaaagAGGACCGGAATGCTGGGGACCAAACCCTCTGCCAATTCTCCCCTCTCTGCTTCTT
- the LOC120540007 gene encoding transforming growth factor beta receptor type 3-like isoform X2: MARLLAVLCHLVLYWIPSGLTSARQCQPTPMGELSPVQGLLETYQAGVGCATQGSLGPEVHVINLRRISAPDDSQVTLHVAPMAVSLVFSRPLIFVLRSQGAVVWRLEGKRMDPQVQHLFHISRGSTVQNLLQNLTFVQISEKNLPNKNERLLRWVLSKYHTVTSFNEFDQVNHIYIRAGYDPMMPSTCTLKKFFLSQNYMASNLQAQEVHSCLTTGYRCDPEVHLIYLRSAGSSLCQKEGQCPVIDLEKAMWMKAEKTQKKEGCLEKTKSKGLKISLQVDVLVTLQPPAKEKHTWADVVLILKSDASVNWIIKAHGMRGRLRVQASNSISTGLDLDPQLDFSYDTSRELQEASDMAEWAAQRGFPSITSYTEADLANRFVITVPAPGCAAIQPRSHKPAPFYGGHSARLPPGAGFESLFQHWLLQGEANSSEHETLLQVLEESISVSCHGDTISVTANRSVLEVVGLASAELTLKNRSCRAVLNGSHFIWDFNITSCGTEADLSSGSLGVLYRNAVLVWTPDALDGLANETLEGFDKDELLEASPKIVEASMLWGEPGLGLRMQSCYVSPISNPEGTPRWPVISGTCPLDESVTFYDEEHQEERWERQDRVRFSFILRPRFNNSVQFLHCRMSMCGVGVDGTVFRHGAHLPLCVSLDDVCTGHTAPPSGDALSGPFGRILSKPIVVTVEGGTTQSYEKRTGMLGTKPSANSPLSASYLLAGLETPVVVGIASAAFVIGVCLTGALWCISSRTDITRHQSRTPPMDRRVKTTEEPQSPTSGSEQMNSSV, from the exons ATGGCGCGCCTCCTGGCTGTGCTGTGTCACCTTGTCCTCTACTGGATCCCCTCAG GCCTGACTTCAGCCAGACAGTGCCAGCCGACCCCCATGGGAGAGCTGAGCCCAGTGCAGGGCCTACTGGAGACGTACCAAGCTGGAGTGGGCTGTGCCACGCAGGGCAGCCTGGGCCCAGAGGTTCACGTCATCAACCTTCGTCGAATCTCCGCCCCCGATGACAGTCAG GTGACCTTACATGTGGCGCCGATGGCTGTCTCCTTGGTGTTCTCCCGGCCTCTGATCTTCGTGCTGCGCTCCCAGGGGGCCGTGGTCTGGCGGCTGGAGGGGAAGCGGATGGACCCTCAAGTGCAGCACTTGTTCCAT ATATCTCGAGGTTCCACCGTCCAAAACCTGTTGCAAAATCTCACCTTTGTGCAGATTTCGGAGAAGAACCTGCCAAATAAAAATGAACGACTGTTGCGCTGGGTCCTGAGCAAATACCACACGGTGACCTccttcaatgaatttgaccaggtCAACCACATCTACATCCGGGCTGGCTATG atccCATGATGCCGAGCACTTGTACACTGAAAAAGTTCTTCTTGTCTCAGAACTACATGGCCTCTAACCTTCAAGCCCAGGAGGTGCATAGCTGCTTGACCACAGGGTACCGATGTGATCCAGAAGTACACTTGATCTACCTGCGCTCGGCGGGATCCAGCTTGTGTCA AAAGGAAGGCCAGTGCCCCGTTATAGACCTGGAGAAGGCCATGTGGATGAAGGCCGAGAAGACCCAGAAGAAGGAAGGCTGCTTAGAGAAAACAAAGAGTAAAGGGCTTAAAAT TTCACTGCAGGTGGATGTGTTGGTGACCTTGCAGCCTCCGGCCAAGGAGAAGCACACGTGGGCTGATGTGGTCCTCATTTTAAAAAGCGATGCTTCTGTAAACTGGATCATCAAAGCCCACGGGATGAGGGGACGCCTTCGCGTGCAG GCCTCAAACAGCATTTCGACAGGCTTGGATCTCGACCCACAACTGGATTTCAGCTACGACACCTCCAGGGAGCTCCAAGAGGCGTCCGACATGGCGGAGTGGGCGGCTCAGAGGGGATTTCCTAGCATCACCTCCTACACGGAGGCAGACCTGGCCAACCGCTTTGTCATTACAGTTCCAGCTCCCG GTTGTGCGGCCATCCAGCCTCGCTCCCACAAGCCCGCCCCCTTCTATGGCGGGCACAGCGCCAGGCTGCCCCCCGGTGCCGGCTTTGAGAGTTTGTTTCAGCACTGGCTGCTTCAGGGGGAGGCGAACTCCTCTGAGCACGAGACGCTGCTTCAGGTCCTGGAGGAGTCCATCTCTGTGAGCTGCCACGGAGACACGATATCGGTGACGGCCAACAGGAGCGTGCTGGAG GTCGTGGGGCTCGCGTCTGCTGAGCTGACCTTGAAGAACCGCAGCTGCAGAGCCGTCCTGAACGGCAGCCATTTTATATGGGATTTCAACATCACGTCCTGCGGAACCGAAGCCGATCTGAGCTCAGGGTCTCTGGGGGTCCTGTATCGTAATGCG GTCCTCGTGTGGACACCCGATGCCCTAGATGGCCTTGCAAATGAGACTCTGGAAGGGTTTGACAAGGACGAACTACTAGAAGCTTCACCAAAGATCGTGGAG GCTTCCATGCTTTGGGGTGAGCCCGGTTTGGGTTTGAGGATGCAGTCCTGCTATGTGTCACCCATCTCTAACCCCGAGGGGACCCCTAGATGGCCAGTCATTTCTGGGACATGTCCGCTGGATGAGTCGGTCACCTTCTATGATGAAGAGCACCAAGAAGAGCGATGGGAACGACAGGACAGAGTACGCTTCAGCTTCATCCTGCGGCCTCGCTTCAACAACTCCGTACAGTTTCTCCACTGCAGAATGTCCATGTGTGGAGTTGGAGTGGATGGCACCGTATTTCGCCATGGAGCCCATCTGCCCCTG TGTGTTTCTTTAGATGACgtctgcactggccacacagcgcCTCCCTCAGGTGATGCCCTCAGTGGCCCGTTTGGCCGGATCCTCTCCAAGCCCATAGTGGTGACAGTAGAAGGGGGAACAACGCAGTCTTATG aaaagAGGACCGGAATGCTGGGGACCAAACCCTCTGCCAATTCTCCCCTCTCTGCTTCTT